From Patagioenas fasciata isolate bPatFas1 chromosome 15, bPatFas1.hap1, whole genome shotgun sequence, a single genomic window includes:
- the TEDC2 gene encoding tubulin epsilon and delta complex protein 2, which produces MLPTGCGRRVAAALVAALGEGAERRRELEQRAARSRALLQRWGSEEDEQPQPDPGSSDGQENRPSPKELEELELLNRALEKALKVRKSVLKTPLKAQGATGEKSAGEGPPPKNAEEQQVPVAVEDVPESTEVRAVSKKPAAVKKPSPYQLRAPYRTDPDVKKLQRRAPARCVSQGPRAAGKSSSKGVACKQGRSHRKAISASDRGACAAAEPQKTPGLSRSALNQQQSFSIGDSAGGKNSVAAGRQLLDAGKKSCSLGESSRKENPAAEGVLGGSTSPRTVTLQEKGCQLKLPLPYRKAYSRNSRAWERCRLCQTSADAAAARNRFIERIQTTFYSPMPAFSPAEIEEELKVFQDVPSLLSQYVEAELADYPTLQREYESLLTLEGLETTVSQCLHKLQLLQTAVESQRRLRPDCTGDVGSCSPACVPLRGQMCDRASVLAVPLLCYSSFQELRDLFALKLQVSMLHQEIALQKVMMAELLPVLESRRYPETSAAQLYRATYTQLCEGGKRFPVLVRDELAD; this is translated from the exons ATGCTGCCTACGGGCTGTGGCCGGCG GGTGGCGGCGGCGCTGGTGGCGGCGCTGGGGGAAGGCGCAGAGAGGCGGCGGGAGCTGGAGCAGCGGGCGGCGCGGAGCCGGGCCCTCCTGCAGCGCTG GGGCAGTGAGGAGGACGAACAGCCGCAGCCGGATCCCGGCTCCAGCGACGGGCAAG AGAACAGGCCTTCACCcaaggagctggaggagctggagcttctgaACAGGGCCTTAGAGAAAGCACTTAAAGTCAGGAAAAGTGTCTTGAAAACTCCATTAAAGGCCCAGGGAGCTACAGGAGAGAAATCTGCAGGTGAAGGACCTCCTCCCAAGAATGCTGAAGAGCAGCAAGTGCCTGTAGCtgttgaagatgttcctgagaGCACAGAGGTGAGAGCTGTAAGCAAAAAGCCTGCTGCTGTGAAGAAGCCCTCTCCATACCAGCTAAGAGCTCCTTATAGGACTGACCCAGATGTGAAAAAACTGCAAAGGAGAGCCCCAGCTAGATGTGTTTCTCaaggtcccagggcagctgggaagaGCTCCTCAAAAGGGGTGGCTTGCAAACAAGGAAGAAGTCATAGGAAAGCAATCAGTGCCAGTGACCGAGgggcctgtgctgctgctgaaccCCAAAAGACACCTGGCTTGTCCAGATCTGCACTGAATCAGCAGCAAAGCTTTTCCATAGGGGATTCAGCTGGGGGAAAGAACTCTGTAGCTGCTGGCAGGCAGCTCTTAGatgcagggaaaaaaagttgTTCCCTGGGAGAGTCCAGCCGAAAGGAGAACCCTGCTGCTGAAGGCGTGTTGGGAGGAAGCACCTCACCTCGGACAGTCACCCTCCAGGAGAAAGG ATGCCAGCTGAAGCTACCCCTTCCCTACAGGAAAGCCTATTCCAGGAACTCCAG GGCATGGGAGAGATGTCGTCTCTGCCAAACAAGTGCAGATGCAGCAGCTGCAAGGAACCGTTTCATAGAGAGGATTCAGACAACC TTTTATTCACCGATGCCGGCCTTCAGTCCTGCAGAGATAGAGGAGGAATTAAAGGTCTTCCAGGATGTCCCTTCCCTTCTGAGCCAGTATGTGGAAGCTGAGCTTGCag ACTATCCCACTCTGCAAAGAGAGTATGAAAGCCTTCTGACCTTGGAGGGTTTGGAAACCACGGTTTCCCAGTGCCTGCataagctgcagcttctgcaaacAG CTGTGGAGTCCCAAAGGAGGCTGCGCCCAGACTGTACTGGGGATGTAGGAAGTTGTTCTCCAGCCTGTGTTCCTCTCAGGGGACAGATGTGTGACAGGGCCAGTGTGCTGGCTGTGCCTCTCCTTTGTTACTCCAGTTTCCAGGAGCTGAGGGACCTGTTTGCTTTGAAGCTGCAAGTGTCAATGCTGCACCAAGAAATTGCCTTACAAAAG GTTATGATGGCAGAACTCCTGCCTGTCCTGGAGTCCCGGCGCTACCCGGAGACCTCTGCAGCTCAGCTTTATCGGGCGACGTACACGCAGCTCTGTGAAGGGGGCAAGCGATTCCCTGTGCTGGTGAGAGATGAGCTGGCAGATTGA